Proteins co-encoded in one Polaromonas vacuolata genomic window:
- a CDS encoding DUF3567 domain-containing protein: MNMLYDSESFVLVHIHANAPDESAPTPSVPTLARNGFEIVDKRSGKEVYLDGSWAEMFQLRLNAWEQNKPTQQEIEDTLEGYSGLATTPVSLH, encoded by the coding sequence ATGAACATGCTCTACGATTCCGAATCCTTTGTACTGGTACACATCCACGCTAACGCGCCCGATGAATCAGCCCCAACACCAAGCGTTCCAACCTTGGCCCGCAATGGATTTGAAATTGTGGATAAACGCTCAGGTAAAGAGGTTTATTTAGACGGCTCTTGGGCCGAGATGTTTCAGTTACGGCTCAATGCATGGGAGCAAAACAAGCCAACGCAGCAAGAGATCGAGGACACGCTAGAAGGCTATAGCGGCTTGGCGACTACCCCGGTGTCGCTGCACTGA
- a CDS encoding AbrB family transcriptional regulator, producing the protein MAFAFLRRLLALLNTAPVRIFFTLLLAFVSARVCVALHTPLPWMIGPLVSTACVSMLGGATESWTPLRNAGQWTIGAALGLYFTPTVVALMAGLWWAMLLNIVLALLLGLGFGAWLHRVHEGPGRFHVAGLSRTTSYFAAPIGAASEMTLMAERHGGQTELVASAHSLRVLMVTLTIPFGLQWLGLHGLDAAVSGPRVVQLPGLAMLVLLTGLGCWLMILLKRTNAWFIGALLASLLLTAFGWSLSAIPQWMSNAAQLLIGISLGVRFRRSFVRLAPRWLASVALATVVMMLLCGAAALALSRLTDLHWATILLGTSPGGIAEMSITAKVLQLGVPLVTAFHVTRLAAVLLLAEPMYRWFYQVPSDSQALE; encoded by the coding sequence ATGGCCTTTGCATTTCTCAGACGCCTGTTGGCGCTTTTAAATACCGCTCCGGTACGCATTTTTTTCACCCTGTTGCTGGCTTTTGTGTCGGCGCGAGTTTGCGTCGCCCTGCACACGCCGTTGCCGTGGATGATTGGCCCCTTGGTGAGTACCGCCTGCGTCTCTATGTTGGGCGGCGCGACTGAAAGTTGGACGCCGCTGCGCAACGCCGGTCAGTGGACCATAGGCGCGGCTTTGGGTTTGTACTTCACGCCAACGGTGGTGGCGCTGATGGCGGGGTTGTGGTGGGCGATGCTGCTCAACATCGTCTTGGCGCTACTACTGGGGTTAGGGTTTGGTGCTTGGCTGCATCGTGTGCATGAGGGGCCGGGACGTTTTCATGTCGCCGGCTTGTCGCGCACCACTAGCTACTTTGCCGCGCCGATTGGCGCGGCCTCAGAGATGACGCTGATGGCTGAGCGCCACGGCGGGCAAACCGAGTTGGTCGCCTCCGCGCACAGCTTGCGGGTGTTGATGGTGACCTTGACTATCCCGTTTGGTTTGCAGTGGCTGGGTTTACACGGGCTGGATGCCGCCGTGTCGGGGCCGCGCGTGGTGCAGCTGCCAGGCTTGGCTATGTTGGTGTTGCTCACCGGTCTGGGCTGCTGGTTAATGATTCTTTTAAAGCGTACCAATGCTTGGTTTATTGGTGCATTGCTAGCGTCTTTGCTGCTGACGGCTTTCGGCTGGTCCTTGTCCGCCATACCGCAGTGGATGAGCAATGCGGCGCAACTACTGATTGGCATTAGTTTGGGTGTGCGCTTTCGGCGCAGCTTTGTGCGGCTAGCGCCGCGCTGGCTGGCATCGGTGGCGTTAGCTACTGTGGTCATGATGCTACTCTGCGGCGCGGCGGCGCTGGCGTTGTCACGCCTGACGGACTTGCATTGGGCGACGATTTTACTTGGCACATCGCCCGGCGGGATTGCCGAGATGTCTATCACTGCCAAAGTTTTGCAGTTAGGCGTGCCCTTGGTGACGGCTTTTCATGTCACTCGCTTGGCGGCGGTGTTGCTGCTGGCAGAACCCATGTATCGGTGGTTTTATCAAGTGCCGTCAGACTCGCAAGCGTTGGAGTGA